A region of Aquarana catesbeiana isolate 2022-GZ linkage group LG08, ASM4218655v1, whole genome shotgun sequence DNA encodes the following proteins:
- the LOC141104548 gene encoding uncharacterized protein isoform X2, translating into MGDEPCKEKEIPPEISTDPGDTRKTPRKVKAEEDEEEHVNTKGKAILEIGIDGQYRLQNTEKYPTTSSGGDIARDDITVCVTEENPIMSNQQPVLMSEEKSFSCSECGKCFTRKHSLIVHQRLHTGEKPYLCLECGKCFYSRPQLHDHQKTHPEVAAFSCSKCLKRFRTSRILALHQSIHSR; encoded by the exons ACCCCGGAGACACTAGAAAGACTCCGAGAAAAGTTAAAGCTGAGGAGGACGAAGAAGAACATGTGAATACCAAAGGGAAAGCTATTCTAGAGATTGGCATTG ATGGACAATACAGATTGCAAAACACAGAAAAATATCCTACTACATCTTCAGGTGGTGACATTGCACGTGATGACATCACAGTCTGTGTTACAGAAGAAAACCCCATAATGTCAAATCAGCAGCCAGTATTGATGAGCGAGGAGAAGAGCTTTtcgtgttcagagtgtgggaaatgctttACTCGAAAACACTCTCTTATCGTACACCAGAGacttcacacgggggagaagccttatCTGTGTTTGGAATGTGGGAAGTGCTTTTATTCTAGACCCCAGCTTCATGATCATCAAAAAACTCACCCAGAAGTGGCGGCCTTCTCATGTTCTAAATGTTTAAAACGGTTTCGCACAAGTCGGATTTTAGCTCTGCATCAGAGTATTCATTCAAGATAA